Proteins co-encoded in one Stomoxys calcitrans chromosome 5, idStoCalc2.1, whole genome shotgun sequence genomic window:
- the LOC106084074 gene encoding protein argonaute-2 isoform X1: MSTERELAGGPAQLHNLPMTFPDLGAKLAVGIISKVYETQWTTPTHTRPQSPSQQQTSFDTLTSPPAPGSSVNPTAVTSPSASNVAVGGAVGGASSTQAAVDSALGASSTVTPATAAAAATPTQSELPVFTCPRRPNLGREGRPIVLRANHFQVSMPRGYVHHYDINIQPDKCPRKVNREIIETMVHAYSKIFGVLKPVFDGRNNLYTRDPLPIGNDRLELEVTLPGEGKDRIFRVTIKWMAQVSLFNLEEALEGRTRQIPYDAILALDVVMRHLPSMTYTPVGRSFFSSPDGYYHPLGGGREVWFGFHQSVRPSQWKMMLNIDVSATAFYKSQPVIDFMCEVLDIRDINEQRKPLTDSQRVKFTKEIKGLKIEITHCGQMRRKYRVCNVTRRPAQMQSFPLQLENGQTVECTVAKYFLDKYRMKLRFPHLPCLQVGQEHKHTYLPLEVCHIVAGQRCIKKLTDMQTSTMIKATARSAPDREREINNLVKRADFNNDSYVQEFGLTISNSMMEVRGRVLPPPKLQYGGRVSSMTGQQLFPPQNKVSLASPNQGVWDMRGKQFFTGVEIRVWAIACFAPQRTVREDALRNFTQQLQKISNDAGMPIIGQPCFCKYATGPDQVEPMFKYLKQSFASLQLVVVVLPGKTPVYAEVKRVGDTVLGMATQCVQAKNVNKTSPQTLSNLCLKINVKLGGINSILVPSIRPKVFNEPVIFLGADVTHPPAGDNKKPSIAAVVGSMDAHPSRYAATVRVQQHRQEIIQELSSMVRELLIMFYKSTGGYKPHRIILYRDGVSEGQFPHVLQHELTAIREACIKLEAEYRPGITFIVVQKRHHTRLFCAEKKEQSGKSGNIPAGTTVDVGITHPTEFDFYLCSHQGIQGTSRPSHYHVLWDDNHFDSDELQCLTYQLCHTYVRCTRSVSIPAPAYYAHLVAFRARYHLVEKEHDSGEGSHQSGCSEDRTPGAMARAITVHADTKKVMYFA; encoded by the exons ATGTCCACGGAGAGGGAGCTGGCGGGTGGGCCAGCTCAACTCCACAACCTACCTATGACTTTTCCAGATCTGGGGGCGAAACTGGCCGTGGGAATTATTAGCAAAGTTTACg AAACACAATGGACTACACCCACGCACACGAGGCCTCAGAGCCCATCTCAACAGCAGACTAGCTTCGACACCCTCACAT CACCACCAGCTCCTGGTTCATCTGTGAATCCCACCGCTGTTACTAGCCCAAGTGCTTCTAATGTTGCTGTTGGTGGTGCCGTTGGAGGCGCCTCCTCCACCCAGGCAGCTGTAGATTCTGCTTTAGGTGCTTCATCGACTGTTACACCAGCAACAGCTGCTGCGGCCGCCACCCCTACTCAATCTGAACTGCCTGTATTTACATGCCCTAGACGACCGAATTTGGGTCGCGAAGGCCGGCCCATAGTATTGCGAGCCAATCATTTTCAAGTTAGCATGCCCCGTGGCTATGTGCACCATTATGATATTAATATACAACCGGATAAATGTCCCCGCAAAGTAAATCGTGAAATTATTGAGACTATGGTACATGCCTACAGCAAAATTTTTGGCGTTTTGAAACCCGTCTTTGATGGCCGCAACAACTTGTATACGCGTGATCCTTTGCCCATAGGCAATGATCGTTTGGAGTTGGAAGTAACTTTGCCGGGAGAGGGTAAAGATAGAATATTTCGTGTAACCATAAAGTGGATGGCTCAAGTGTCTCTCTTTAATTTGGAGGAGGCTTTGGAGGGACGTACACGGCAAATACCTTATGATGCTATTTTGGCATTGGATGTGGTAATGCGTCATTTGCCCAGTATGACTTATACGCCGGTGGGCAGAAGTTTCTTCAGCTCTCCCGATGGTTATTATCATCCCTTGGGGGGAGGTCGTGAGGTCTGGTTTGGTTTTCATCAAAGTGTGCGACCATCACAATGGAAGATGATGCTTAATATCGATg ttTCGGCAACTGCTTTCTATAAATCTCAACCCGTCATTGATTTTATGTGTGAAGTTCTGGATATTAGAGATATTAATGAGCAACGCAAACCCTTGACAGACTCTCAGCGCGTCAAGTTCACTAAGGAAATCAAAGGCTTGAAAATTGAAATCACCCATTGTGGACAAATGAGACGTAAATATCGTGTTTGCAATGTGACCAGAAGACCTGCTCAAATGCAATC TTTCCCTCTTCAACTGGAGAATGGCCAAACTGTCGAGTGCACGGTTGCAAAATATTTTCTCGATAAGTATCGCATGAAATTGCGATTCCCCCATTTGCCCTGTCTGCAGGTAGGCCAAGAACATAAACATACCTATTTGCCATTGGAAGTATGCCATATTGTGGCTGGGCAGAGATGTATTAAGAAACTGACAGATATGCAAACATCCACCATGATTAAGGCCACAGCACGTTCCGCCCCAGATCGTGAGAGGGAAATTAATAATTTGGTTAAAAGGGCCGACTTCAATAATGATTCATATGTTCAAGAATTTGGTTTAACCATATCGAATTCCATGATGGAAGTAAGGGGTCGTGTCTTGCCGCCACCAAAGCTTCAATATGGGGGAAGGGTATCCAGCATGACGGGCCAA CAACTTTTCCCACCTCAAAATAAGGTCTCCTTGGCCTCACCTAATCAAGGTGTCTGGGATATGCGTGGCAAACAATTTTTCACCGGCGTTGAGATCAGAGTCTGGGCTATCGCATGTTTCGCCCCTCAGCGCACTGTGCGAGAAGATGCCTTGCGCAATTTCACTCAACAACTGCAAAAAATATCGAACGATGCGGGTATGCCCATAATTGGCCAGCCTTGCTTCTGCAAATATGCTACGGGCCCGGATCAAGTTGAGCCcatgtttaaatatttaaagcaATCCTTTGCCAGTTTACAGTTGGTAGTAGTTGTGCTGCCGGGAAAGACGCCAGTTTATG CTGAAGTGAAGCGTGTGGGTGATACCGTTTTGGGTATGGCCACCCAGTGCGTGCAAGCTAAGAATGTAAATAAAACTTCGCCACAAACTCTCTCGAACTTATGTCTCAAAATCAATGTTAAATTGGGTGGCATTAACTCGATTCTGGTGCCTTCAATACGGCCTAAAGTTTTCAATGAACCTGTCATTTTCTTGGGCGCCGATGTCACCCATCCTCCGGCTGGGGACAATAAGAAGCCCTCAATTGCAGCTGTTGTTGGTTCCATGGACGCTCATCCTTCACGCTATGCGGCCACTGTGAGAGTGCAACAGCATCGTCAAGAAATCATACAAGAATTGTCCAGCATGGTTCGTGAACTTTTGATTATGTTCTACAAATCTACCGGTGGCTATAAGCCACATCGAATTATTTTATATCGCGATGGTGTATCAGAGGGTCAATTCCCACATGTTTTGCAGCACGAATTGACAGCGATACGCGAAGCATGCATTAAACTAGAGGCTGAATACCGTCCAGGTATTACATTTATTGTTGTACAAAAAAGACATCACACAAGACTATTTTGTGCTGAGAAAAAGGAACAAAGTGGTAAATCTGGTAATATACCAGCTGGCACAACGGTCGACGTTGGCATTACGCATCCTACAGAGTTTGATTTTTACTTGTGTAGTCATCAAGGTATTCAG GGCACCAGTCGACCTTCCCACTATCATGTTCTTTGGGATGACAATCACTTTGACTCTGATGAACTGCAATGTTTAACATATCAATTGTGTCACACATATGTCCGTTGTACACGTTCTGTTTCGATACCTGCGCCAGCCTATTATGCGCATCTTGTTGCTTTTAGAGCAAG ATATCACTTGGTTGAAAAAGAACACGACTCTGGCGAAGGTTCACACCAAAGTGGCTGTTCCGAGGATCGTACGCCTGGAGCCATGGCTCGTGCCATTACAGTACATGCGGATACCAAAAAGGTTATGTACTTTGCCTAA
- the LOC106084074 gene encoding protein argonaute-2 isoform X2, producing the protein MSTERELAGGPAQLHNLPMTFPDLGAKLAVGIISKVYAPPAPGSSVNPTAVTSPSASNVAVGGAVGGASSTQAAVDSALGASSTVTPATAAAAATPTQSELPVFTCPRRPNLGREGRPIVLRANHFQVSMPRGYVHHYDINIQPDKCPRKVNREIIETMVHAYSKIFGVLKPVFDGRNNLYTRDPLPIGNDRLELEVTLPGEGKDRIFRVTIKWMAQVSLFNLEEALEGRTRQIPYDAILALDVVMRHLPSMTYTPVGRSFFSSPDGYYHPLGGGREVWFGFHQSVRPSQWKMMLNIDVSATAFYKSQPVIDFMCEVLDIRDINEQRKPLTDSQRVKFTKEIKGLKIEITHCGQMRRKYRVCNVTRRPAQMQSFPLQLENGQTVECTVAKYFLDKYRMKLRFPHLPCLQVGQEHKHTYLPLEVCHIVAGQRCIKKLTDMQTSTMIKATARSAPDREREINNLVKRADFNNDSYVQEFGLTISNSMMEVRGRVLPPPKLQYGGRVSSMTGQQLFPPQNKVSLASPNQGVWDMRGKQFFTGVEIRVWAIACFAPQRTVREDALRNFTQQLQKISNDAGMPIIGQPCFCKYATGPDQVEPMFKYLKQSFASLQLVVVVLPGKTPVYAEVKRVGDTVLGMATQCVQAKNVNKTSPQTLSNLCLKINVKLGGINSILVPSIRPKVFNEPVIFLGADVTHPPAGDNKKPSIAAVVGSMDAHPSRYAATVRVQQHRQEIIQELSSMVRELLIMFYKSTGGYKPHRIILYRDGVSEGQFPHVLQHELTAIREACIKLEAEYRPGITFIVVQKRHHTRLFCAEKKEQSGKSGNIPAGTTVDVGITHPTEFDFYLCSHQGIQGTSRPSHYHVLWDDNHFDSDELQCLTYQLCHTYVRCTRSVSIPAPAYYAHLVAFRARYHLVEKEHDSGEGSHQSGCSEDRTPGAMARAITVHADTKKVMYFA; encoded by the exons ATGTCCACGGAGAGGGAGCTGGCGGGTGGGCCAGCTCAACTCCACAACCTACCTATGACTTTTCCAGATCTGGGGGCGAAACTGGCCGTGGGAATTATTAGCAAAGTTTACg CACCACCAGCTCCTGGTTCATCTGTGAATCCCACCGCTGTTACTAGCCCAAGTGCTTCTAATGTTGCTGTTGGTGGTGCCGTTGGAGGCGCCTCCTCCACCCAGGCAGCTGTAGATTCTGCTTTAGGTGCTTCATCGACTGTTACACCAGCAACAGCTGCTGCGGCCGCCACCCCTACTCAATCTGAACTGCCTGTATTTACATGCCCTAGACGACCGAATTTGGGTCGCGAAGGCCGGCCCATAGTATTGCGAGCCAATCATTTTCAAGTTAGCATGCCCCGTGGCTATGTGCACCATTATGATATTAATATACAACCGGATAAATGTCCCCGCAAAGTAAATCGTGAAATTATTGAGACTATGGTACATGCCTACAGCAAAATTTTTGGCGTTTTGAAACCCGTCTTTGATGGCCGCAACAACTTGTATACGCGTGATCCTTTGCCCATAGGCAATGATCGTTTGGAGTTGGAAGTAACTTTGCCGGGAGAGGGTAAAGATAGAATATTTCGTGTAACCATAAAGTGGATGGCTCAAGTGTCTCTCTTTAATTTGGAGGAGGCTTTGGAGGGACGTACACGGCAAATACCTTATGATGCTATTTTGGCATTGGATGTGGTAATGCGTCATTTGCCCAGTATGACTTATACGCCGGTGGGCAGAAGTTTCTTCAGCTCTCCCGATGGTTATTATCATCCCTTGGGGGGAGGTCGTGAGGTCTGGTTTGGTTTTCATCAAAGTGTGCGACCATCACAATGGAAGATGATGCTTAATATCGATg ttTCGGCAACTGCTTTCTATAAATCTCAACCCGTCATTGATTTTATGTGTGAAGTTCTGGATATTAGAGATATTAATGAGCAACGCAAACCCTTGACAGACTCTCAGCGCGTCAAGTTCACTAAGGAAATCAAAGGCTTGAAAATTGAAATCACCCATTGTGGACAAATGAGACGTAAATATCGTGTTTGCAATGTGACCAGAAGACCTGCTCAAATGCAATC TTTCCCTCTTCAACTGGAGAATGGCCAAACTGTCGAGTGCACGGTTGCAAAATATTTTCTCGATAAGTATCGCATGAAATTGCGATTCCCCCATTTGCCCTGTCTGCAGGTAGGCCAAGAACATAAACATACCTATTTGCCATTGGAAGTATGCCATATTGTGGCTGGGCAGAGATGTATTAAGAAACTGACAGATATGCAAACATCCACCATGATTAAGGCCACAGCACGTTCCGCCCCAGATCGTGAGAGGGAAATTAATAATTTGGTTAAAAGGGCCGACTTCAATAATGATTCATATGTTCAAGAATTTGGTTTAACCATATCGAATTCCATGATGGAAGTAAGGGGTCGTGTCTTGCCGCCACCAAAGCTTCAATATGGGGGAAGGGTATCCAGCATGACGGGCCAA CAACTTTTCCCACCTCAAAATAAGGTCTCCTTGGCCTCACCTAATCAAGGTGTCTGGGATATGCGTGGCAAACAATTTTTCACCGGCGTTGAGATCAGAGTCTGGGCTATCGCATGTTTCGCCCCTCAGCGCACTGTGCGAGAAGATGCCTTGCGCAATTTCACTCAACAACTGCAAAAAATATCGAACGATGCGGGTATGCCCATAATTGGCCAGCCTTGCTTCTGCAAATATGCTACGGGCCCGGATCAAGTTGAGCCcatgtttaaatatttaaagcaATCCTTTGCCAGTTTACAGTTGGTAGTAGTTGTGCTGCCGGGAAAGACGCCAGTTTATG CTGAAGTGAAGCGTGTGGGTGATACCGTTTTGGGTATGGCCACCCAGTGCGTGCAAGCTAAGAATGTAAATAAAACTTCGCCACAAACTCTCTCGAACTTATGTCTCAAAATCAATGTTAAATTGGGTGGCATTAACTCGATTCTGGTGCCTTCAATACGGCCTAAAGTTTTCAATGAACCTGTCATTTTCTTGGGCGCCGATGTCACCCATCCTCCGGCTGGGGACAATAAGAAGCCCTCAATTGCAGCTGTTGTTGGTTCCATGGACGCTCATCCTTCACGCTATGCGGCCACTGTGAGAGTGCAACAGCATCGTCAAGAAATCATACAAGAATTGTCCAGCATGGTTCGTGAACTTTTGATTATGTTCTACAAATCTACCGGTGGCTATAAGCCACATCGAATTATTTTATATCGCGATGGTGTATCAGAGGGTCAATTCCCACATGTTTTGCAGCACGAATTGACAGCGATACGCGAAGCATGCATTAAACTAGAGGCTGAATACCGTCCAGGTATTACATTTATTGTTGTACAAAAAAGACATCACACAAGACTATTTTGTGCTGAGAAAAAGGAACAAAGTGGTAAATCTGGTAATATACCAGCTGGCACAACGGTCGACGTTGGCATTACGCATCCTACAGAGTTTGATTTTTACTTGTGTAGTCATCAAGGTATTCAG GGCACCAGTCGACCTTCCCACTATCATGTTCTTTGGGATGACAATCACTTTGACTCTGATGAACTGCAATGTTTAACATATCAATTGTGTCACACATATGTCCGTTGTACACGTTCTGTTTCGATACCTGCGCCAGCCTATTATGCGCATCTTGTTGCTTTTAGAGCAAG ATATCACTTGGTTGAAAAAGAACACGACTCTGGCGAAGGTTCACACCAAAGTGGCTGTTCCGAGGATCGTACGCCTGGAGCCATGGCTCGTGCCATTACAGTACATGCGGATACCAAAAAGGTTATGTACTTTGCCTAA
- the LOC106084074 gene encoding protein argonaute-2 isoform X3, producing the protein MYPVGQQTQWTTPTHTRPQSPSQQQTSFDTLTSPPAPGSSVNPTAVTSPSASNVAVGGAVGGASSTQAAVDSALGASSTVTPATAAAAATPTQSELPVFTCPRRPNLGREGRPIVLRANHFQVSMPRGYVHHYDINIQPDKCPRKVNREIIETMVHAYSKIFGVLKPVFDGRNNLYTRDPLPIGNDRLELEVTLPGEGKDRIFRVTIKWMAQVSLFNLEEALEGRTRQIPYDAILALDVVMRHLPSMTYTPVGRSFFSSPDGYYHPLGGGREVWFGFHQSVRPSQWKMMLNIDVSATAFYKSQPVIDFMCEVLDIRDINEQRKPLTDSQRVKFTKEIKGLKIEITHCGQMRRKYRVCNVTRRPAQMQSFPLQLENGQTVECTVAKYFLDKYRMKLRFPHLPCLQVGQEHKHTYLPLEVCHIVAGQRCIKKLTDMQTSTMIKATARSAPDREREINNLVKRADFNNDSYVQEFGLTISNSMMEVRGRVLPPPKLQYGGRVSSMTGQQLFPPQNKVSLASPNQGVWDMRGKQFFTGVEIRVWAIACFAPQRTVREDALRNFTQQLQKISNDAGMPIIGQPCFCKYATGPDQVEPMFKYLKQSFASLQLVVVVLPGKTPVYAEVKRVGDTVLGMATQCVQAKNVNKTSPQTLSNLCLKINVKLGGINSILVPSIRPKVFNEPVIFLGADVTHPPAGDNKKPSIAAVVGSMDAHPSRYAATVRVQQHRQEIIQELSSMVRELLIMFYKSTGGYKPHRIILYRDGVSEGQFPHVLQHELTAIREACIKLEAEYRPGITFIVVQKRHHTRLFCAEKKEQSGKSGNIPAGTTVDVGITHPTEFDFYLCSHQGIQGTSRPSHYHVLWDDNHFDSDELQCLTYQLCHTYVRCTRSVSIPAPAYYAHLVAFRARYHLVEKEHDSGEGSHQSGCSEDRTPGAMARAITVHADTKKVMYFA; encoded by the exons ATGTATCCCGTTGGACAAC AAACACAATGGACTACACCCACGCACACGAGGCCTCAGAGCCCATCTCAACAGCAGACTAGCTTCGACACCCTCACAT CACCACCAGCTCCTGGTTCATCTGTGAATCCCACCGCTGTTACTAGCCCAAGTGCTTCTAATGTTGCTGTTGGTGGTGCCGTTGGAGGCGCCTCCTCCACCCAGGCAGCTGTAGATTCTGCTTTAGGTGCTTCATCGACTGTTACACCAGCAACAGCTGCTGCGGCCGCCACCCCTACTCAATCTGAACTGCCTGTATTTACATGCCCTAGACGACCGAATTTGGGTCGCGAAGGCCGGCCCATAGTATTGCGAGCCAATCATTTTCAAGTTAGCATGCCCCGTGGCTATGTGCACCATTATGATATTAATATACAACCGGATAAATGTCCCCGCAAAGTAAATCGTGAAATTATTGAGACTATGGTACATGCCTACAGCAAAATTTTTGGCGTTTTGAAACCCGTCTTTGATGGCCGCAACAACTTGTATACGCGTGATCCTTTGCCCATAGGCAATGATCGTTTGGAGTTGGAAGTAACTTTGCCGGGAGAGGGTAAAGATAGAATATTTCGTGTAACCATAAAGTGGATGGCTCAAGTGTCTCTCTTTAATTTGGAGGAGGCTTTGGAGGGACGTACACGGCAAATACCTTATGATGCTATTTTGGCATTGGATGTGGTAATGCGTCATTTGCCCAGTATGACTTATACGCCGGTGGGCAGAAGTTTCTTCAGCTCTCCCGATGGTTATTATCATCCCTTGGGGGGAGGTCGTGAGGTCTGGTTTGGTTTTCATCAAAGTGTGCGACCATCACAATGGAAGATGATGCTTAATATCGATg ttTCGGCAACTGCTTTCTATAAATCTCAACCCGTCATTGATTTTATGTGTGAAGTTCTGGATATTAGAGATATTAATGAGCAACGCAAACCCTTGACAGACTCTCAGCGCGTCAAGTTCACTAAGGAAATCAAAGGCTTGAAAATTGAAATCACCCATTGTGGACAAATGAGACGTAAATATCGTGTTTGCAATGTGACCAGAAGACCTGCTCAAATGCAATC TTTCCCTCTTCAACTGGAGAATGGCCAAACTGTCGAGTGCACGGTTGCAAAATATTTTCTCGATAAGTATCGCATGAAATTGCGATTCCCCCATTTGCCCTGTCTGCAGGTAGGCCAAGAACATAAACATACCTATTTGCCATTGGAAGTATGCCATATTGTGGCTGGGCAGAGATGTATTAAGAAACTGACAGATATGCAAACATCCACCATGATTAAGGCCACAGCACGTTCCGCCCCAGATCGTGAGAGGGAAATTAATAATTTGGTTAAAAGGGCCGACTTCAATAATGATTCATATGTTCAAGAATTTGGTTTAACCATATCGAATTCCATGATGGAAGTAAGGGGTCGTGTCTTGCCGCCACCAAAGCTTCAATATGGGGGAAGGGTATCCAGCATGACGGGCCAA CAACTTTTCCCACCTCAAAATAAGGTCTCCTTGGCCTCACCTAATCAAGGTGTCTGGGATATGCGTGGCAAACAATTTTTCACCGGCGTTGAGATCAGAGTCTGGGCTATCGCATGTTTCGCCCCTCAGCGCACTGTGCGAGAAGATGCCTTGCGCAATTTCACTCAACAACTGCAAAAAATATCGAACGATGCGGGTATGCCCATAATTGGCCAGCCTTGCTTCTGCAAATATGCTACGGGCCCGGATCAAGTTGAGCCcatgtttaaatatttaaagcaATCCTTTGCCAGTTTACAGTTGGTAGTAGTTGTGCTGCCGGGAAAGACGCCAGTTTATG CTGAAGTGAAGCGTGTGGGTGATACCGTTTTGGGTATGGCCACCCAGTGCGTGCAAGCTAAGAATGTAAATAAAACTTCGCCACAAACTCTCTCGAACTTATGTCTCAAAATCAATGTTAAATTGGGTGGCATTAACTCGATTCTGGTGCCTTCAATACGGCCTAAAGTTTTCAATGAACCTGTCATTTTCTTGGGCGCCGATGTCACCCATCCTCCGGCTGGGGACAATAAGAAGCCCTCAATTGCAGCTGTTGTTGGTTCCATGGACGCTCATCCTTCACGCTATGCGGCCACTGTGAGAGTGCAACAGCATCGTCAAGAAATCATACAAGAATTGTCCAGCATGGTTCGTGAACTTTTGATTATGTTCTACAAATCTACCGGTGGCTATAAGCCACATCGAATTATTTTATATCGCGATGGTGTATCAGAGGGTCAATTCCCACATGTTTTGCAGCACGAATTGACAGCGATACGCGAAGCATGCATTAAACTAGAGGCTGAATACCGTCCAGGTATTACATTTATTGTTGTACAAAAAAGACATCACACAAGACTATTTTGTGCTGAGAAAAAGGAACAAAGTGGTAAATCTGGTAATATACCAGCTGGCACAACGGTCGACGTTGGCATTACGCATCCTACAGAGTTTGATTTTTACTTGTGTAGTCATCAAGGTATTCAG GGCACCAGTCGACCTTCCCACTATCATGTTCTTTGGGATGACAATCACTTTGACTCTGATGAACTGCAATGTTTAACATATCAATTGTGTCACACATATGTCCGTTGTACACGTTCTGTTTCGATACCTGCGCCAGCCTATTATGCGCATCTTGTTGCTTTTAGAGCAAG ATATCACTTGGTTGAAAAAGAACACGACTCTGGCGAAGGTTCACACCAAAGTGGCTGTTCCGAGGATCGTACGCCTGGAGCCATGGCTCGTGCCATTACAGTACATGCGGATACCAAAAAGGTTATGTACTTTGCCTAA